GCACCGGCACCTCTCCCTTCGTTGCCGATAAGCGCCACTTACATCACCGCCTACTCAATCTTGGCCTGTCTCATCGGCTGACCGTGCTCTTCATCTACGCCCTCACTCTGTGGGTCGGCAGCTTGGCTCTGGCTTTTTCTGGGATGCCTAGCGGGCTCACCTATGCCATTGGGGCGACGGTGCTGCTGAGCTATACCAGTTGGTGGGTGCGGCAACAATGCCGCTAGGCTGGCTAGGGGTAAGGATAAGCATAGGGCTGCAGCAAGTTATCGGCTGTGTACAGCATGACGTGTTCCACCGGAATCTTGCCTCGCTCTAGGGGAATCGTGGCTAGGGGGTCCACCCTGGCAAAATAGGGCCGAATTCCCTCAATTCCTGCTGCATTATCGGCCGCCCAGGCAGTGGTCATAAACACCGCATCGGTCCCTAGCCATTGCCGTTGATCGAACCAAAAGGCAAATCCTCTAGGATCTTGACTGAAACAGGTAACGGGACGACTGAGGAGTGGCTGCAGAGCCATATCCAGGTAACCTGCCACGAAGAGATCATTGGTGACGATAAAGTCAGCCGCTGCCAGTGCCTCCATGATCTCAGGTTGCTCAGCCAATCGCTGGCGCAGTTGTAGCACATCAATCATTTGGGTGGAAGCGTCCTGCTGGGGCGGAATCATGCCCCCTGCCACGGCAAAGTGCCCAGGTCGCTGTAGGGTACCGAGACTGAGGTGGGACAGGGCCACCAGCAGCAGCGTAGCCACCGTGATGCCAGTACCTCCTAGCCAACGGCGCACCCAAGTGGGCGAGTGCGTCTGCCATTGGGCAGCATAGGCCCCCACCAACAGGGTTAATGCCCAAAAGCCTGGAGCTGGCCAGGCCGGCAAAATGGCTTGGTTTCCGCCGAGCCAGGTAAACCCTAGGATCAACGGCAGGCTACTCCAGAGGATAAAGTGCTGTTTGTGACGCAACGGCACTGATAGGGCTGATGGCTTACCCCGCAACCGCTGATACCATGGTCCCAGAAGCGATCGCATCCCCACCCACCAGAACACAACCCCCAGGGTGGGAAACAAATAGGCAATGATGGCTAGCCAGTAGCCCAGCATTTGCGACCAGCTGTAGGCAGTAGGCTCCTCGCCGGCCTCAAACCGCATGGCCAGCTGGAATCGAAAGGAAATCCAGTCATGCTGGCTATTCCAGTACAGCAAAGGGATTAGGACCAGGGCAAATAGACCAAGAGCCACTAGCAACCATGGCGACCGCAGGGCTCGCCGGTAGGGCCGCTGGCTCAGACAGAATCCCACCAGGCCTAGGGCCAAGACAAAGCCATGGTATTTACTCAGGCAAGCCCCCCCCAAGCATAGACCAATGCCCCCGAGCCGAGCCGTAGGACGATAGTCGCGCTCCGGGAATTTAGTGGGAAAGAATTCCTGAGCCGCTAGATAAAGGGCCAGACTCCAGAAAAAAATGAGCCCATTATCCGGAGATGTCAGGATGCCAAAGCCCACCAGAAATAGGGGAGTCAGGGTGGCGATGACTAGGGTCAACCGAGCAGCGCGGCGGTCAAAGAGATGAAAGGCGGTGAGATAGAGCAGCCCTAGGCTAACGGTATAGAGTAGCAGTGCCCCTATCCGCACGGTCAGCGGCGAGAGCCACCCTGTCAGCCACCAGCCCAGTCCCGTCGTCCAGGCCACCATGGCAGGGTGGTCGAAATAGCCCCAATGTAGGTGGCGACTGTAAAGATAGTAATAGGCCTCATCGAATCCTAAGGGGAGTCCGCTAGCCACCCCTAGACGCCACAGCAGCCCCGCCAACAACAGCCCGATGGCCCATCGATCAATGGGCCGCTGACGACTAGCTCCCTGTGGGACGCCAGATATGTGCATACCGCTCCTCCGCATACTGGGCGCAGCCATGGTATCGCAAGACCCGCTAGGATTCAGTCATGGCACCAGGTAAACCATTGGGTTTGGCTTGTAACCAGATTAATCCTGACCCCATGAAGAGGCCCGGTTGACCCCGAAACACATTTGAATGGAAGTTATGAATGGAAGCGCTGAAATTATTTGTGTGGGCACGGAACTGCTTCTGGGGGATATCTTGAACCGCAATGCCCAGTTTTTAGCTCGTCAGTTAGCGGACCTAGGCATTCCCCATTACTACCAGACCGTGGTAGGTGATAATCCTGTGCGCATCAAGCGGGCCGTGGCTATTGCCTGCGAACGGGCCCGCTTACTCATCTTTACCGGTGGCTTAGGCCCCACCCCGGACGATCTGACTCACCCAACCCTGGCAGAGTTTTTCGATGTACCCTTGGTAGAGCATGGGGCGATTTTGCAGGACATTCAGGCCAAGTTTGCCCAACGGGGACGTGCCATGCCCGAGAGCAATCGCAAGCAAGCCTTATTGCCTGAGGGAGCAGAGATCTTACCCAATCCCATCGGCAGCGCTCCCGGAATGATCTGGCAACCCCGGCCGGGGTTGATTGTCATGACGTTTCCAGGTGTGCCCAGCGAAATGCAGGGGATGTGGCAGGCCACAGCGGTTCCTTATCTACAGCAACAACAGTGGGTGCAGGGGGTTCTTGTCAGTCGTACCCTGCGTTTCTGGGGGATCAGTGAATCGGCCTTGGCAGAGCGGGTAGCATCCTGGCTGGGACAAGGGAATCCAACCGTGGCGCCCTACGCTAGCCGGGGGGAGGTGAAGTTGCGAATTACCGCCCGCGGCACTTCCCAGGCCGATGCGGCTGCTTTGATCGCCCCTGTGGAAACAGAACTCCGTCGTATCAGTGGCCTCGACTGCTACGGCAGCGATGACGATAGCCTCGCCTCGGTGGTGGGAGAGCAGTTGCGATCGCATCATCAGACCCTAGCCGTAGCTGAATCCTGTACCGGTGGAGGCTTAGGAGAACTGCTAACCACCATTCCCGGCAGCTCAGCCTATTTCTGGGGCGGCATTATTGCCTATGACAACAGCATCAAAGTCGCTCTTCTCAAGGTCGACCCCGATCAATTAGCCCAGGCTGGAGCCGTCAGCGCTACAGTGGCCGAGCAAATGGCCCTAGGTGTTAAGCATCAACTAGGCACCGA
This portion of the Halomicronema hongdechloris C2206 genome encodes:
- a CDS encoding ArnT family glycosyltransferase, which gives rise to MHISGVPQGASRQRPIDRWAIGLLLAGLLWRLGVASGLPLGFDEAYYYLYSRHLHWGYFDHPAMVAWTTGLGWWLTGWLSPLTVRIGALLLYTVSLGLLYLTAFHLFDRRAARLTLVIATLTPLFLVGFGILTSPDNGLIFFWSLALYLAAQEFFPTKFPERDYRPTARLGGIGLCLGGACLSKYHGFVLALGLVGFCLSQRPYRRALRSPWLLVALGLFALVLIPLLYWNSQHDWISFRFQLAMRFEAGEEPTAYSWSQMLGYWLAIIAYLFPTLGVVFWWVGMRSLLGPWYQRLRGKPSALSVPLRHKQHFILWSSLPLILGFTWLGGNQAILPAWPAPGFWALTLLVGAYAAQWQTHSPTWVRRWLGGTGITVATLLLVALSHLSLGTLQRPGHFAVAGGMIPPQQDASTQMIDVLQLRQRLAEQPEIMEALAAADFIVTNDLFVAGYLDMALQPLLSRPVTCFSQDPRGFAFWFDQRQWLGTDAVFMTTAWAADNAAGIEGIRPYFARVDPLATIPLERGKIPVEHVMLYTADNLLQPYAYPYP
- a CDS encoding competence/damage-inducible protein A; the encoded protein is MNGSAEIICVGTELLLGDILNRNAQFLARQLADLGIPHYYQTVVGDNPVRIKRAVAIACERARLLIFTGGLGPTPDDLTHPTLAEFFDVPLVEHGAILQDIQAKFAQRGRAMPESNRKQALLPEGAEILPNPIGSAPGMIWQPRPGLIVMTFPGVPSEMQGMWQATAVPYLQQQQWVQGVLVSRTLRFWGISESALAERVASWLGQGNPTVAPYASRGEVKLRITARGTSQADAAALIAPVETELRRISGLDCYGSDDDSLASVVGEQLRSHHQTLAVAESCTGGGLGELLTTIPGSSAYFWGGIIAYDNSIKVALLKVDPDQLAQAGAVSATVAEQMALGVKHQLGTDWGLSITGIAGPHGGSPGKPVGLVYIGLATCDGQVHSRRYQFGDTRGRDWIRHVSRCSALDQLRRALLASTLSD